In the genome of Capra hircus breed San Clemente chromosome 5, ASM170441v1, whole genome shotgun sequence, one region contains:
- the DNAL4 gene encoding dynein light chain 4, axonemal, producing the protein MGETEGKKDEADYKRLQTFPLVRHSDMPEEMRVETMELCVTACEKFSNNNESAAKMIKETMDKKFGSSWHVVIGEGFGFEITHEVKNLLYLYFGGTLAVCVWKCS; encoded by the exons ATGGGAGaaacagaagggaagaaagatgAGGCTGATTATAAACGACTGCAGACCTTCCCTCTGGTCAGG CACTCGGACATGCCAGAGGAGATGCGCGTGGAGACCATGGAGCTGTGTGTCACGGCCTGTGAGAAATTCTCCAACAACAACGAG AGCGCTGCCAAGATGATCAAAGAGACCATGGACAAGAAGTTCGGCTCCTCCTGGCACGTGGTGATCGGCGAAGGCTTCGGCTTTGAGATCACGCACGAGGTGAAGAACCTCCTCTACCTGTACTTCGGGGGCACCCTGGCTGTGTGTGTCTGGAAGTGCTCCTGA